One Saccharomyces kudriavzevii IFO 1802 strain IFO1802 genome assembly, chromosome: 7 DNA segment encodes these proteins:
- the RTT102 gene encoding Rtt102p (similar to Saccharomyces cerevisiae RTT102 (YGR275W); ancestral locus Anc_5.24), protein MDPQTLIVKANKVSYYGSSIGGESWRYDWFQPSKISSTAQQPQQQAGNFENNLEKYPFKYKTWLKNQENEKSLQEGDCEDILDLTQFDRTIRKKSPNPSHVKGDTNSSAPSTNQENEALSMDDIRGAVGNSEAIPGLSAGVNNEKPEQSKDVEMN, encoded by the coding sequence atgGATCCTCAGACGTTGATTGTCAAGGCCAATAAAGTTTCATACTATGGTAGCTCCATCGGTGGAGAATCTTGGAGGTATGATTGGTTTCAACCATCTAAAATAAGCTCCACTGCGCAGCAACCACAGCAGCAAGCGGGAAACTTTGAGAATAACTTGGAGAAATATCCGTTCAAGTATAAAACATGGTTGAAGaaccaagaaaatgagaagAGTTTACAGGAAGGGGACTGTGAGGATATACTGGACCTGACGCAATTTGATAGAACAATACGGAAAAAGTCGCCAAACCCATCGCACGTTAAAGGGGACACGAATAGCAGTGCTCCTTCTACTAACCAAGAGAACGAAGCTCTTAGTATGGACGACATAAGAGGTGCTGTCGGTAATAGTGAGGCTATCCCTGGTCTATCTGCCGGAGTGAACAATGAGAAGCCAGAGCAGAGTAAAGATGTGGAGATGAattaa
- the RNH70 gene encoding Rnh70p (similar to Saccharomyces cerevisiae RNH70 (YGR276C); ancestral locus Anc_5.23), translating into MQAEAPDTNLVSNVAVVSKKRRLSKTSVQENENAEVKLEVKKSKKKRKERPVTCTLQKAVVEKGTGVKDVRDMTQYLLQAENNSPKWIDISNRSSLKKMVVLFIPGLQPGDFENGKRAFNELSDDKFKYFPEKVAANFHTFAVMAPGSKMTLFSPYNSFINVGLSKLEKINKLKELQKKKKITINDLVLSEQQLVANDYPLDSEDKNDADWVQTVDFAHDGSHIFALDCEMCLSEQGLVLTRISIVNFDNEVIYEELVMPDVPIVDYLTRYSGITEEKLATSAKKTLSEVQQDLLGIISRSDILIGHSLQNDLKVTKLKHPKIVDTAIIYHHKAGDPFKPSLKYLSETFLNKSIQNGEHDSVEDARACLELTKLKILNGLAFGIGINTENLFSKLHRFEVKTMLLNDMIVKDHTEDDSKGHLIRCVEDNETWTHVHKSLNGDIKLVVGRLKNLERSRNYNKKPRKGNDSLDASMVLQDIGQNLTQLYEEATPGTMILVMSGTGDTRPWNSLSSELELIQDKKERLDKRHEMEPEIVEAIKLARDGVALFTVK; encoded by the coding sequence ATGCAAGCAGAAGCGCCTGATACCAATTTGGTAAGTAATGTGGCTGTGGtatcgaagaaaagaaggttgTCAAAGACTTCcgttcaagaaaatgaaaatgcagaGGTGAAGTTGGAAGTgaagaagagcaagaaaaaaaggaaagagagGCCTGTGACATGTACTTTGCAAAAAGCTGTTGTCGAAAAAGGAACTGGTGTCAAAGATGTGAGAGACATGACTCAATACTTGCTACAGGCTGAAAACAACTCTCCCAAATGGATAGATATCAGCAATAGATCAagtttaaaaaaaatggttgTTTTGTTCATTCCAGGCCTACAACCAGGCGATTTTGAAAACGGCAAGAGGGCATTCAATGAACTCAGTGATGACAAGTTCAAGTATTTTCCCGAGAAAGTTGCTGCTAACTTCCATACTTTTGCAGTGATGGCTCCGGGTTCCAAGATGACGCTATTTTCACCATACAATTCATTCATTAATGTTGGGCTGTCTAAACTggagaaaataaataagcTGAAGGaattacaaaagaaaaaaaagattacCATCAACGATTTGGTTTTATCCGAACAGCAGTTGGTGGCGAACGACTACCCATTAGATTCTGAAGACAAAAATGATGCAGACTGGGTACAGACTGTCGATTTTGCTCATGATGGTTCGCACATCTTTGCATTGGACTGCGAAATGTGTCTTTCCGAGCAAGGTTTGGTTCTTACCAGAATTTCTATAGTCAACTTTGATAATGAGGTCATTTACGAAGAGTTAGTAATGCCTGATGTTCCCATAGTGGACTACTTGACTCGTTACAGTGGCATAACTGAGGAAAAGCTGGCCACTAGCGCCAAGAAAACGCTTTCAGAAGTGCAACAAGATTTACTAGGGATAATAAGTCGTTCAGATATTTTGATTGGACACTCGTTACAAAATGACTTGAAGGTGACTAAGTTGAAGCACCCAAAGATTGTGGACACGGCCATTATATACCATCATAAGGCTGGTGATCCTTTCAAGCCAAGTTTGAAGTACTTGAGTGagacatttttgaataaaagTATCCAAAATGGTGAACACGATTCTGTTGAGGATGCAAGAGCGTGTCTCGAGTTGacaaaactgaaaattttaaatgGTTTGGCGTTTGGTATAGGTATCAACACCGAGAActtattttccaaattgcATCGTTTCGAAGTGAAGACCATGCTACTGAATGATATGATCGTCAAGGACCACACCGAAGACGACTCCAAGGGCCATTTAATCCGTTGTGTCGAGGATAATGAAACATGGACACACGTTCACAAAAGTTTGAATGGGGATATAAAGCTTGTTGTGGGGAGgttgaaaaacttggaGAGATCACGTAATTACAATAAAAAGCCCCGGAAAGGCAATGATTCATTGGATGCATCCATGGTTCTTCAAGATATTGGACAGAATCTTACCCAATTATACGAGGAAGCCACGCCAGGTACCATGATTTTGGTCATGTCGGGCACAGGCGATACCAGACCATGGAACAGTCTTTCAAGTGAATTGGAGTTAATCCAAGATAAAAAGGAGAGATTAGATAAAAGGCATGAAATGGAACCTGAAATAGTGGAAGCCATAAAATTGGCCCGAGATGGTGTAGCATTATTTACTGTAAAATAa
- the CAB4 gene encoding putative pantetheine-phosphate adenylyltransferase (similar to Saccharomyces cerevisiae CAB4 (YGR277C); ancestral locus Anc_5.17) has protein sequence MVEESSRVLVVLPYILPGATLQTIIRRTIPFLREWQSQLDVVVVPEFKTSFQLDSALGKMYSIIRDVLLGYDMINTGINIIFNNKHFLKSNLQWKMGLLPQRSTFETWQLELDAKQCRTIEHYAVHGDSAEEIVGPKDADKFPVTALGGTFDHIHDGHKILLSVSTFITSQRLICGITCDELLQNKKYKELIEPYETRCSHVSQFIELLKPNLLVELVPLKDVCGPTGKVPEIECLVVSRETIGGAETVNKTRIGKGMNPLTVHVVNVLGGREEDGWSEKLSSTEIRRLYQASHSSN, from the coding sequence ATGGTTGAGGAAAGTTCCAGGGTCCTGGTTGTACTTCCTTATATACTGCCTGGTGCTACTTTACAGACAATCATAAGACGAACGATTCCGTTCTTGAGAGAATGGCAAAGCCAACTGGATGTAGTGGTTGTCCCTGAATTTAAAACATCATTCCAGTTGGATTCTGCGCTGGGGAAGATGTACAGTATCATCAGAGATGTTCTTTTGGGATATGACATGATCAACACTGGGAtcaatattattttcaacaacaaacATTTCTTAAAAAGTAATTTGCAATGGAAAATGGGTTTGTTGCCACAACGCTCCACCTTCGAGACGTGGCAGCTAGAGCTGGACGCTAAACAGTGCCGCACTATAGAACACTATGCAGTCCATGGCGATAGCGCGGAAGAGATAGTGGGTCCTAAGGATGCTGACAAATTTCCTGTAACCGCATTGGGTGGGACATTTGATCACATCCACGACGGACATAAGATATTGCTGAGCGTCTCGACATTCATCACGTCCCAAAGGCTGATTTGTGGGATTACTTGCGATGAACTACTGCAAAACAAGAAGTACAAGGAGTTAATCGAGCCTTACGAGACCCGATGCAGTCATGTGAGTCAATTCATCGAGCTACTAAAACCGAACCTTTTGGTGGAACTAGTCCCCTTGAAGGATGTTTGTGGGCCTACTGGAAAAGTCCCCGAGATAGAATGTTTAGTTGTGAGTAGAGAAACTATCGGCGGGGCAGAGACAGTGAATAAGACTAGAATTGGAAAGGGCATGAACCCATTGACAGTGCATGTGGTTAATGTGCTTGGGGGTAGAGAGGAAGACGGCTGGAGTGAGAAACTGAGCAGTACAGAGATAAGACGCCTTTATCAGGCATCTCATTCCTCAAACTAG
- the CWC22 gene encoding U2-type spliceosomal complex subunit CWC22 (similar to Saccharomyces cerevisiae CWC22 (YGR278W); ancestral locus Anc_5.16): MSAAINQDDDLKFQRENWEMIKTHVAPIISDLTVDNLLKSYEDLFQVNIILGGNVVCRSVVDFVLKKENNQRIPALAALIALLNSDVPQIGKILTKELMLTFVKQFNRSDYSSCENLLQCLSIMFLYDVVHEIVILQILLLLLEKNSLRLVIAVLKTCGWRLEVVSRRTHNMIWEKLRYILQTQDLSRTLREGLEELFEIRQKHYKNESEALLVLNPTDYTVNTHSYIVNDEDEANSELGNFEKCTRFDELVKAFDILRQKFLINSESNSNYGRNDQLQISDMTSANDVEFKKKIYLILKSSLSGDEAAHKLLKLKIANNLKKNVVDIIIKSSLQESTFSKFYSILSERMITFHRSWQIAYNETFEQNYAQDIEDYETDQLRILGKFWGHLISYEFLPINCLTIIQLTEEDSCPQGRIFIKFLFQELVNELGLDELQRRLSSYKLKGLFPLEGDADHIRYSINFFTAIGLGILTEELRDQLTIIQEIEGAQEEEQKLKREKELENLRKTARQSQPSQGPKIHESRLFLQDDVERNSRSRSPPSVAGRKRVRSRTPPGRPRNHHNRSRTPPARRQRQR; this comes from the coding sequence ATGTCCGCTGCCATCAACCAAGATGATGACTTGAAATTCCAGAGGGAAAACTGggaaatgataaagacaCATGTTGCACCCATAATATCCGATCTAACAGTAGACAACTTGCTGAAATCATATGAGGATCTGTTTCAGGTCAATATAATTCTCGGTGGAAACGTTGTTTGCAGAAGTGTCGTAGATTTTGTCCTCAAGAAAGAGAATAATCAGAGAATTCCTGCGTTAGCCGCTTTGATCGCTTTGTTGAATTCCGATGTTCCTCAAATTGGTAAGATTTTAACCAAAGAACTAATGCTAACTTTTGTGAAGCAGTTCAACCGCAGTGATTATTCATCGTGCGaaaaccttcttcaatgttTGTCCATTATGTTTCTTTATGACGTGGTACATGAAATTGTCATCCTACAGATTCTGTTGCTACTGCTGGAGAAGAATTCTTTACGATTGGTCATTGCAGTGTTGAAAACATGTGGCTGGAGGCTTGAAGTTGTTAGCAGAAGGACTCACAATATGATTTGGGAGAAACTAAGGTATATTTTACAAACGCAGGACTTATCCAGAACGCTGCGTGAGGGCCTGGAAGAActatttgaaattagaCAGAAACATTATAAAAATGAGTCTGAAGCTCTACTTGTATTGAATCCAACAGACTATACCGTCAACACGCACTCATATATTgttaatgatgaagatgaagctAACAGCGAATTGggaaattttgagaaatgtACAAGGTTTGATGAATTGGTCAAGGCATTCGACATCCTGCGACAAAAATTCCTGATAAACAGCGAATCTAACTCGAATTATGGTAGGAATGATCAGTTACAAATTAGTGACATGACTTCTGCGAACGATGTCGagttcaaaaagaaaatttatttgattttgaaaagttcacTATCAGGTGACGAAGCAGCGCACAAGTTATTAAAATTGAAGATCGCtaacaatttgaaaaaaaatgtcgtggatatcatcatcaaatCTAGTTTACAAGAATCTACCTTCTCTAAATTCTACTCTATTTTGTCTGAACGTATGATTACGTTCCACAGGAGTTGGCAGATTGCCTACAATGAGACTTTCGAGCAAAACTACGCACAAGACATTGAAGATTACGAAACTGACCAGTTACGGATCTTGGGTAAGTTTTGGGGACATTTGATCTCCTATGAATTTCTTCCGATAAATTGTCTTACGATAATCCAGTTAACTGAGGAGGACTCGTGTCCACAAGGAAGAATTTTCATAAAGTTCCTGTTTCAAGAGTTAGTTAACGAGTTGGGATTAGATGAGTTACAAAGAAGATTAAGTTCCTATAAACTTAAAGGGCTGTTCCCACTGGAGGGGGACGCTGATCACATCAGATACTCTATAAATTTCTTCACGGCCATAGGGCTCGGTATATTGACGGAGGAGTTGAGAGATCAATTGACaattattcaagaaattgaaggcgcacaagaagaggaacaaaaattgaaaagggaaaaggAACTTGAGAACTTAAGGAAAACGGCCAGGCAGTCACAACCGTCTCAAGGGCCCAAAATTCACGAATCCAGATTATTCTTACAAGATGatgttgaaagaaataGCAGGTCAAGATCACCGCCATCCGTCGCCGGTAGAAAACGTGTCAGATCAAGAACGCCGCCAGGACGCCCAAGAAATCATCATAACAGATCCCGAACTCCACCTGCAAGAAGACAACGACAAAGATGA
- the SCW4 gene encoding putative family 17 glucosidase (similar to Saccharomyces cerevisiae SCW4 (YGR279C) and SCW10 (YMR305C); ancestral locus Anc_5.15) → MRFSNLIASASLLSAAALAAPANHEHKDKRAIVTTTVQQQTTIIVNGAAPTQVAAVQENAVAKSAPAAAAVTTSSAAAPAAAAVTTSDSKSQASAAAASPASAATSAHSSSSAQASSTASSSEDVSDFASGVRGITYTPYESSGACKSASEVASDLAQLTDFPVIRLYGTDCNQVENVFKAKASSQKLFLGVYYVDQIQDSVDAIKSAVESYGSWNDVTTVSIGNELVNSNQATPSQVGQYIDTGRAALKAAGYTGPVVSVDTFISVINNPELCDYSDYMAVNAHAYFDQNTVAQDSGKWLLQQIQRVYTACDGKKDVIITESGWPSKGETYGVAVPSKENQKDAVSAITSSCGSDTFLFTAFNDYWKADGAYGVEKYFGVLSNE, encoded by the coding sequence ATGCGTTTCTCCAACTTGATTGCTTCTGCCTCCCTATTATCTGCTGCTGCCCTTGCTGCCCCTGCTAACCATGAACACAAGGACAAGCGTGCTATAGTCACCACTACTGTTCAGCAACAAACCACTATCATTGTTAATGGTGCCGCCCCAACCCAAGTTGCTGCGGTGCAAGAAAACGCTGTTGCCAAGTCTGCTCCAGCTGCCGCTGCCGTTACCACTTCTTCTGCCGCTGCCcctgctgctgctgccgTTACCACTTCTGACAGCAAGTCTCAAGCTTCTGCTGCTGCCGCATCTCCAGCTTCTGCTGCTACTTCCGCTcactcttcttcttccgcTCAGGCTTCATCCACTGCCTCTTCCAGTGAAGACGTCAGCGACTTTGCCTCTGGTGTCAGAGGTATCACCTATACCCCATACGAATCCAGTGGTGCTTGTAAATCTGCTAGCGAAGTTGCTTCTGATTTAGCGCAATTAACTGACTTCCCAGTCATCAGATTATACGGTACCGACTGTAACCAAGTTGAAAACGTTTTCAAGGCCAAGGCTTCCAGCCAAAAGCTTTTCTTAGGTGTTTACTATGTTGACCAAATTCAAGATAGTGTTGACGCCATCAAGTCCGCCGTCGAATCCTATGGTTCTTGGAATGACGTCACCACTGTTTCCATTGGTAACGAGTTGGTTAACAGTAACCAAGCTACTCCATCTCAAGTTGGTCAATACATTGACACTGGTAGAGCTGCTTTGAAGGCTGCTGGCTACACTGGCCCTGTTGTTTCCGTTGACACCTTCATTTCCGTCATCAACAACCCAGAGCTGTGTGACTACTCTGATTACATGGCTGTTAACGCCCATGCTTACTTTGACCAGAACACTGTTGCCCAAGACTCCGGGAAATGGCTATTACAACAAATCCAAAGAGTCTATACCGCTTGTGACGGTAAGAAGGATGTTATCATCACTGAATCTGGCTGGCCATCAAAGGGTGAAACCTACGGTGTTGCCGTTCCATCTAAGGAAAACCAAAAGGACGCTGTTTCCGCCATCACTAGCTCCTGTGGTTCTGATACCTTCTTATTCACTGCCTTCAACGACTACTGGAAGGCCGACGGTGCCTATggtgttgaaaaatactttgGTGTTCTATCCAATGAATAA